In Camelina sativa cultivar DH55 chromosome 16, Cs, whole genome shotgun sequence, a single window of DNA contains:
- the LOC104753995 gene encoding topless-related protein 4-like produces the protein MCLIIPGDLLAVGLDDGSIFIHCLSSRKVKEKLEGHDQKITCLAFSRCFNVLVSSDSDGKLCLLSKKSWVKLTSKNSTHNCCTRSNLVSISLVTHIQFDPYQIEILVVHEGWIGVHDARSLDCRVQWIPDESDTSITSATYSSDGETIYVGFGNGFIKILDSKTFVTICRINLTSVAQPSPSNIRPEVYPTVIAAHPSHLSQISAGLSNGKVIVLQPLWSRGWGETAPPEDDGDYPDDSDHSY, from the exons atgtgtCT aATTATTCCTGGTGATTTGCTTGCCGTTGGGCTAGATGATGGTTCTATCTTTATCCACTGTTTATCTTCGAGAAAG GTCAAAGAAAAGCTGGAGGGCCACGATCAGAAAATAACCTGCCTAGCATTTTCTCGCTGTTTTAATGTCCTTGTCTCATCTGACTCTGACGGAAAG cTCTGTCTTTTGAGCAAAAAGAGCTGGGTCAAGCTGACGAGTAAGAACTCTACGCATAATTGTTGCACCCGGTCTAACCTTGTGTCAATCTCTTTAGTAACTCACATCCAGTTTGACCCATATCAAATTGAGATACTCGTGGTCCATGAGGGGTGGATAGGTGTACACGATGCTCGAAGTCTTGATTGCCGTGTGCAG TGGATACCTGATGAATCTGATACTTCAATAACTTCTGCTACATATTCTTCCGATGGTGAGACTATCTATGTTGGCTTTGGGAATGGTTTCATAAAAATTCTGGACTCCAAGACCTTCGTGACGATATGTCGAATTAATCTGACTTCTGTTGCTCAACCCAGCCCCAGCAACATCAG GCCCGAAGTTTATCCGACTGTCATTGCTGCTCATCCTTCACATCTAAGTCAGATCTCTGCTGGGCTCAGTAATGGTAAGGTCATCGTTCTTCAGCCGTTGTGGAGTAGAGGATGGGGTGAAACAGCTCCACCTGAAGACGATGGAGATTATCCTGATGACTCAGATCATAGTTACTGA
- the LOC104752175 gene encoding probable LRR receptor-like serine/threonine-protein kinase At4g36180: MDLKKFMVSRLNESDNKFLSTWSNNTKSDDCCRWEGIECNPTSGRIVGLSVNEYMDGPFPVNGLDNLIDLELLNLSGNIFIGTIPELKSLTNLKLLSLAGNSFSGPIHAVCKMKNLREIDLRGNHFAGEIPLCLGSLNKLQVLDLSSNQFSGNLPSSFSSLESLEYLSLLDNNFTGSFALYPLANLTKLKVLKLSSTSEMVQVKTEDTWQPKFQLTVLVLRVCSLEKVPSFLMYQKNLRLVDLSSNRLTGDIPTWLLANNPKLEVLQLQNNLFTIFQMPTRMHNLQVLDFSANDISGLLPDNISSALPNLVHMNGSKNEFQGHIPSSMGKIKNISFLDLSYNNFSGELPRSFLIGCFSLNILKLSHNKFSGPFLPRGSNFLKLSTLDMSNNFFTGAIPSWISKILDLKFLLVANNFLEGALPPSLLAMPSLRFLDLSGNLLSGALPSQIAVEDLFLHDNNFTGPIPDTLLEGVQILDLRNNKLSGSIKQFLNTESISILLLRGNNLTGSIPRQLCDLRGIKLLDLSDNKLNGFIPSCLYNLSFGLDQHDMSIKLIPPISRTQSFQSEYYKSALLVEDFTIYYVTFQETEIKFAMKQRYDSYTGESWFSDSYSGASNPKNGILDYLYGLDLSSNELSGVIPTELGDLSKLRVLNLSHNLLSSFIPSRFSKLKDIESLDLSYNMLRGSIPQQLTSLTSLAVFNVSYNNLSGIVPQGKQFNTFNEKSYIGNPLLCGPPTDRSCETTKEAGNGGEERDGEAAIDRLVFYFSTASTYVVALICILVLMCFDCPWRRAWLCIVDSSIASAKKYVSLK; this comes from the exons ATGGACCTCAAGAAATTCATGGTCTCAAGGCTTAATGAATCAGACAATAAATTTTTGTCTACTTGGAGTAATAACACAAAGAGCGACGATTGCTGTCGGTGGGAGGGCATTGAATGCAACCCTACAAGTGGCCGGATCGTTGGGCTTTCCGTTAATGAATACATGGATGGCCCTTTTCCTGTCAACG GACTAGACAACTTGATAGACTTGGAACTGCTAAACCTGAGTGGAAATATATTTATCGGCACAATACCAG AACTAAAGAGTTTGACTAACTTGAAACTCTTGAGTCTTGCTGGGAATAGCTTCAGCGGGCCTATACATGCAG TTTGTAAAATGAAGAATTTACGGGAGATCGATCTGCGAGGAAATCATTTTGCAGGTGAGATTCCTCTTTGTTTAGGTAGTTTGAACAAGCTACAGGTTCTTGATCTATCATCCAACCAGTTTAGTGGGAATCTACCATCTAGTTTCAGTAGCCTTGAGTCCCTCGAATATCTATCATTGTTAGATAACAACTTCACTGGCTCATTCGCGCTCTATCCACTTGCAAACCTCACAAAACTCAAGGTTTTAAAACTTTCATCAACATCAGAAATGGTACAAGTCAAGACAGAGGATACTTGGCAGCCAAAGTTTCAATTGACTGTTCTTGTACTACGAGTTTGCAGCTTGGAGAAAGTCCCTTCCTTTCTTATGTACCAGAAGAACCTGCGTTTAGTTGATTTATCTAGCAACAGATTAACCGGAGACATTCCTACCTGGCTGCTAGCAAATAATCCAAAGCTCGAAGTCTTACAGTTGCAGAATAACCTTTTCACTATCTTTCAGATGCCTACAAGAATGCATAATTTGCAGGTTTTGGATTTTTCAGCTAATGATATTAGTGGCCTGCTCCCTGATAATATCAGTAGTGCGCTTCCGAATCTGGTACATATGAATGGCTCGAAAAATGAATTCCAGGGGCATATTCCATCTTCTATGGGTAAAATAAAGAATATTTCATTCTTGGACCTGTCTTATAATAACTTCTCAGGAGAGTTACCTAGAAGCTTTCTCATAGGATGCTTTTCACTAAACATTCTCAAGCTCTCTCACAACAAATTTAGCGGCCCTTTTCTTCCTAGAGGATCAAACTTCCTTAAGTTGTCAACTCTTGACATGTCCAATAATTTTTTCACAGGTGCTATTCCAAGTTGGATATCTAAAATATTAGATTTGAAGTTCTTATTGGTAGCAAACAATTTCTTAGAAGGTGCATTACCACCTTCTTTGCTGGCCATGCCTTCACTTAGATTTCTGGATCTCTCTGGAAACCTACTTTCTGGAGCTTTACCATCTCAGATTGCTGTGGAAGATTTGTTCCTACACGACAACAACTTCACAGGGCCAATTCCGGACACATTGTTGGAAGGTGTCCAGATACTTGATTTGCGGAACAATAAACTCTCTGGGAGTATTAAGCAGTTTCTCAATACCGAGAGCATAAGTATTCTTCTGTTGAGGGGAAACAATTTAACTGGATCTATACCAAGGCAACTGTGTGATTTGAGAGGAATCAAACTCTTAGATCTTTCAGATAACAAGCTCAATGGTTTCATACCTTCATGCCTCTACAATTTATCATTTGGACTGGATCAACATGACATGAGTATAAAGCTCATACCTCCAATTTCTCGTACTCAGAGCTTTCAGTCGGAATATTACAAATCCGCATTGCTGGTAGAAGATTTCACGATTTACTATGTTACCTTCCAGGAAACTGAAATCAAATTTGCAATGAAGCAAAGGTATGATTCCTACACTGGAGAATCTTGGTTCAGCGATTCTTATAGTGGAGCATCTAATCCCAAGAATGGAATACTTGATTATTTGTATGGATTGGATCTGTCAAGCAATGAATTAAGTGGTGTTATCCCAACAGAACTTGGAGACCTCTCCAAACTACGAGTGTTGAATCTCTCTCACAATCTTTTGTCGAGTTTCATACCATCCAGATTCTCTAAACTGAAGGATATTGAGAGCCTTGATCTTTCTTATAACATGTTGCGGGGAAGCATTCCTCAACAGCTTACCAGCCTTACTTCTCTTGCTGTGTTCAACGTGTCTTACAACAATTTATCAGGGATCGTTCCACAAGGAAAGCAGTTCAATACCTTCAACGAGAAAAGCTACATAGGCAATCCTCTTCTTTGTGGACCACCAACTGATAGAAGTTGTGAGACTACAAAGGAAGCAGGTaatggaggagaagaaagagacgGTGAAGCTGCTATTGACAGGCTGGTCTTTTATTTTAGTACTGCTTCAACTTATGTTGTCGCGTTGATATGCATTCTAGTACTTATGTGCTTTGATTGTCCTTGGCGTCGGGCATGGCTCTGCATTGTCGACTCTTCCATCGCGTCAGCGAAAAAGTATGTTTCCTTAAAGTAA